One genomic segment of Paenibacillus durus includes these proteins:
- a CDS encoding polysaccharide deacetylase family protein yields MGKQTAALLLAAFLLTSCSSAENTAPDGGMTAASPSANASSSAALTGTSTASPSVQPSAAAAGSEDTAESPGASASPVAGSVNGGANPEEQAGSGTEVKVPLLYHMNKNYDIKPNEETTNKKVVLLTFDDGPKEAKLINSIFNTLEKHHAKAIFFVNGYRIKENPELLKLIQERGGIIGNHSWDHIVLKDKPYTAVKKQIEDVQRIVKEVTGVAPVFFRPPHGAGGDVGKKVAAENGMLYMTWSNGSLDWTMKEKDTGKTEKLIKNVTDQLHPGSNILMHELPWTTEALDKLLTTLESKGYGFVDPRSIELKMR; encoded by the coding sequence GTGGGTAAACAGACAGCTGCGCTGCTGCTTGCCGCCTTTCTGCTGACATCGTGCAGCAGCGCGGAGAACACTGCTCCGGATGGCGGAATGACGGCTGCGTCGCCAAGCGCAAATGCTTCATCTTCAGCGGCCCTGACCGGAACTTCTACAGCAAGCCCCTCTGTTCAGCCTTCCGCTGCAGCCGCCGGCAGTGAGGATACCGCTGAATCGCCGGGAGCTTCCGCTTCCCCGGTCGCCGGATCGGTTAACGGCGGCGCAAATCCAGAAGAACAGGCCGGAAGCGGAACGGAAGTGAAAGTACCGCTGCTGTACCACATGAACAAGAATTACGACATTAAGCCTAATGAAGAAACCACGAACAAAAAGGTCGTACTGCTTACGTTCGACGACGGACCCAAGGAAGCGAAACTGATCAACTCAATCTTCAACACGCTGGAAAAACATCATGCCAAAGCGATCTTCTTCGTCAACGGGTACCGCATCAAGGAGAACCCGGAGCTGCTGAAGTTGATTCAGGAACGCGGCGGAATCATCGGCAATCACAGCTGGGATCATATCGTTCTCAAAGATAAGCCGTACACCGCCGTCAAGAAACAAATTGAAGATGTACAGAGAATCGTTAAGGAAGTCACTGGAGTGGCTCCGGTATTCTTCCGGCCCCCTCATGGGGCGGGCGGAGATGTCGGCAAAAAGGTCGCCGCGGAGAACGGAATGCTGTACATGACCTGGTCGAACGGCTCCCTTGATTGGACGATGAAGGAAAAGGACACAGGCAAGACGGAAAAGCTGATTAAGAACGTCACCGATCAGCTCCATCCCGGCAGCAATATCCTGATGCACGAACTGCCGTGGACAACCGAAGCGCTGGATAAACTGCTGACGACGCTTGAGAGCAAGGGCTACGGCTTTGTCGATCCTCGCAGTATCGAACTGAAAATGCGGTAA
- a CDS encoding CPBP family intramembrane glutamic endopeptidase, with product MKKFKLSDIKVQKATPEQLTDRLLLINLYFTQGLTLIIGLIWVLFQKRNPFQVLNFPESINFAAWGLGLAVIMLVVDFVLTYIVPEQTMDDGGINELLFRKRPLWHIVLIAAMVSICEELLFRGAIQYAFGPYWTSILFAIIHVRYLRHWIPTGWVFASSYGLGLIYIYSGTIWAPILCHFIIDLFSGLVIRYRRES from the coding sequence ATGAAAAAATTTAAACTCAGCGACATAAAAGTACAAAAAGCAACACCTGAGCAGTTAACCGACCGGCTGCTTTTAATTAATCTTTATTTTACACAGGGCCTTACCCTTATTATCGGATTGATCTGGGTATTATTTCAGAAAAGAAATCCTTTTCAAGTACTAAATTTTCCCGAAAGCATCAATTTTGCCGCCTGGGGCCTAGGTCTCGCGGTCATTATGCTTGTAGTGGACTTCGTGTTAACCTATATTGTCCCCGAACAAACCATGGATGACGGAGGGATAAACGAGCTGTTGTTCCGTAAACGGCCGCTTTGGCATATCGTACTGATCGCCGCCATGGTGTCCATTTGCGAAGAGCTGCTGTTCCGAGGCGCCATACAGTATGCTTTCGGGCCGTATTGGACGAGCATACTGTTTGCGATTATCCATGTTCGCTATTTAAGGCACTGGATTCCTACGGGCTGGGTATTTGCCAGCAGCTACGGCCTCGGGCTTATCTACATCTATTCCGGTACGATCTGGGCGCCTATTTTATGTCATTTCATCATCGACCTGTTCTCAGGACTGGTGATCCGCTACAGGAGGGAGTCATGA
- the serA gene encoding phosphoglycerate dehydrogenase yields MFKILVSDPISDLGIQQLTEASDVTVDKKTGLSEDELIAIIGEYDGLLVRSQTTVTEKIIEAGSKLKVIGRAGVGVDNINLEAATKRGVVVINAPDGNTITTCEHAFAMMMALARHIPQAYTKTITGVWDKKSFLGVELRGKTLGVLGMGRIGSEVAKRAKAFGMNILAFDPFLTADRAEKLEVTLATVDDIVKGADFITVHTPLTPQTRHMISRAQFEVMKKGMRIVNCARGGVIDEMALVEAIDAGIVAGAAFDVFEKEPPQADHPFLSHPKIIVTPHLGASTVEAQENVAIDVSEQVLHILRNEPFINAVNIPPVAPSVMNKLQPYFNLGEKLGSFASQITNGAISEIHVEFAGDLSDVDTQPLNRYIVKGVLSRHFGGDVNIVNSMHLAKSREVNVVVTKASKTKGFTNLITVKLIAEGGEERLVAGTLLQGYGERIVQLGKFPVDIAPEGNQILISHNDKPGIIGNVGTLLGQNDVNIASMQVGRIVVGGEAVMLLTVDKEVPNDVLVKLAALSEINTAKEVVLQ; encoded by the coding sequence ATGTTTAAAATTTTGGTATCGGACCCGATCAGCGATCTGGGCATTCAGCAGCTGACGGAAGCAAGCGACGTAACGGTAGACAAAAAAACGGGACTCAGCGAGGATGAACTCATTGCGATTATCGGCGAATACGACGGTCTGCTCGTACGCTCCCAAACCACTGTCACCGAGAAAATTATCGAAGCGGGGTCCAAACTGAAAGTAATCGGACGTGCAGGCGTCGGTGTGGACAATATCAATCTGGAAGCCGCCACGAAGCGCGGAGTTGTCGTTATTAACGCGCCGGACGGCAACACCATCACTACCTGTGAGCATGCCTTTGCGATGATGATGGCTCTGGCCCGTCATATTCCCCAAGCCTATACGAAGACCATTACCGGCGTGTGGGACAAAAAATCATTTCTCGGCGTTGAACTCCGCGGCAAAACGCTTGGCGTACTCGGCATGGGCCGAATCGGCAGCGAAGTTGCCAAGCGCGCCAAAGCATTCGGCATGAACATCCTGGCCTTTGACCCGTTTCTGACGGCCGACCGGGCAGAGAAGCTGGAAGTTACACTGGCTACGGTCGATGACATTGTAAAGGGCGCGGACTTCATTACGGTCCACACTCCGCTGACTCCGCAAACGCGCCATATGATTTCCCGGGCTCAGTTCGAGGTTATGAAAAAAGGCATGCGCATCGTTAACTGCGCACGCGGCGGCGTCATTGACGAAATGGCTCTGGTGGAAGCTATTGATGCAGGAATCGTAGCCGGAGCGGCTTTCGACGTATTCGAGAAAGAACCGCCGCAAGCGGATCATCCTTTCCTGTCGCATCCGAAAATTATCGTTACTCCGCACCTTGGCGCATCGACTGTGGAAGCTCAGGAGAATGTGGCGATCGACGTATCCGAGCAGGTGCTGCATATTTTGCGGAACGAGCCGTTCATCAACGCGGTTAACATCCCTCCGGTTGCGCCGAGCGTCATGAACAAGCTGCAGCCTTACTTCAATCTCGGCGAGAAGCTTGGCAGCTTCGCTTCGCAGATCACGAATGGCGCCATCAGCGAAATTCATGTGGAATTTGCCGGGGATCTCTCGGACGTCGACACCCAACCGCTGAACCGGTACATTGTCAAAGGCGTGCTGTCCCGCCACTTCGGCGGCGACGTCAACATCGTCAATTCCATGCACTTGGCCAAAAGCCGTGAAGTAAATGTGGTCGTGACGAAAGCCTCGAAGACCAAAGGCTTCACCAACCTGATTACAGTGAAGCTCATTGCCGAGGGAGGCGAAGAGCGTCTTGTTGCCGGTACGCTTCTGCAAGGATACGGTGAACGGATCGTGCAGCTCGGTAAATTCCCAGTTGATATCGCTCCGGAAGGCAATCAAATCCTGATCTCCCATAACGATAAACCCGGCATTATCGGCAACGTGGGTACGCTGCTCGGCCAGAACGACGTCAACATCGCATCGATGCAGGTGGGACGTATCGTTGTCGGCGGCGAAGCCGTTATGCTGCTGACCGTTGACAAGGAAGTTCCGAATGACGTACTGGTGAAACTGGCCGCCTTATCGGAGATCAATACAGCTAAAGAAGTCGTACTTCAGTAG
- a CDS encoding SDR family NAD(P)-dependent oxidoreductase — protein sequence MKTLQGKIALVTGASRGAGKGIALELAAAGAYVYVTGRSVNGNLKKNSPGNIDATVEEIVKGGGLGAAVRCDHTDTRDTESLISRITSEQGRLDILVNNVWGGNELPIDERLFWEQPLEHWNHMFESGVRAQLLTNYFAIPLMRIHKNGLIIHTTFWDRYRHISNFYYDLSKNALVRMACGLSKELAADGIAVIPLSPGWMRTELVLDAFHTDEAHWREVEELQATESTRYIGRAVCALAADPKIMERSGVPQQVGYLAEQYGFTDIDGRVVPPFLISE from the coding sequence ATGAAAACGCTGCAGGGAAAGATTGCGCTTGTCACCGGAGCAAGCAGAGGAGCGGGAAAGGGTATAGCGCTGGAATTGGCCGCCGCCGGGGCTTACGTCTATGTGACTGGCAGAAGCGTTAATGGAAATCTCAAGAAAAATAGCCCGGGAAATATTGATGCTACAGTGGAAGAAATCGTAAAGGGAGGGGGGCTCGGAGCGGCGGTAAGATGCGATCATACTGATACCCGGGATACGGAAAGCTTAATTTCGCGCATTACTTCCGAACAAGGCAGGCTGGACATACTGGTGAACAATGTCTGGGGAGGCAACGAGCTGCCGATTGATGAGCGGCTTTTCTGGGAGCAGCCGCTGGAGCATTGGAACCATATGTTCGAATCCGGCGTACGCGCACAGCTGCTAACGAATTACTTTGCGATCCCGCTGATGCGCATCCACAAGAACGGACTGATCATTCACACTACTTTTTGGGACCGGTATAGACATATCAGCAATTTCTACTATGATTTGTCCAAAAATGCGCTGGTGCGCATGGCGTGCGGATTATCCAAGGAACTTGCGGCTGACGGAATCGCCGTCATTCCGCTGTCTCCGGGCTGGATGCGGACAGAGCTTGTTCTGGACGCCTTTCATACGGATGAAGCACATTGGCGGGAAGTGGAAGAACTGCAAGCAACCGAATCCACCCGTTATATCGGGAGGGCCGTATGTGCTTTGGCCGCCGATCCGAAGATTATGGAAAGGTCGGGCGTGCCTCAGCAGGTAGGGTATTTGGCGGAACAATACGGTTTTACCGATATTGACGGCCGGGTGGTTCCGCCATTCCTAATATCTGAATAA
- a CDS encoding helix-turn-helix transcriptional regulator, whose amino-acid sequence MRADRLLSILLLLQNRGKLTTRQLSGMLEISERTVHRDMEALSAAGIPVLAERGREGGWMLAEGYRTRLTGMKPQEIGALLLTADPAILDDLGIREDFAAAARKLEAVSRPLSPEAGYSLAGQIHIDGASWHPIDESVLYLILLQQAIRESQRVRITYGQSTEASTEAKERTIEPLGLVAKKGVWYAVAFCESNLRTYRVSRIVQAEIMEEHFQRPLDFDLRAYWEQSTRDFKASLPRYPAELRIRDSALPELEKERYVKVLFSAVSSDPAWLKVEAEFHTFESAKRIILSYGADVIVTTPPELRQEIEHTASAIASLYRTPGSRPQLS is encoded by the coding sequence ATGAGAGCCGACCGTCTGCTGTCCATTCTACTGCTGCTTCAGAATCGCGGCAAACTTACGACCCGCCAATTATCAGGCATGCTTGAAATATCCGAACGGACGGTGCACCGGGATATGGAGGCGCTATCGGCAGCGGGCATTCCTGTGCTGGCAGAGCGGGGCCGCGAAGGAGGCTGGATGCTCGCGGAAGGCTACCGTACCAGGCTTACGGGCATGAAGCCCCAGGAGATCGGCGCGCTGCTCTTGACTGCCGATCCTGCGATCCTTGATGATCTAGGGATTAGAGAGGACTTTGCTGCGGCAGCCCGCAAGCTCGAGGCCGTATCCAGACCACTCAGCCCGGAAGCCGGGTACAGTCTGGCCGGACAAATTCACATTGACGGTGCCTCATGGCATCCTATTGATGAATCCGTCCTCTATCTAATTCTGCTTCAGCAAGCAATCCGGGAAAGCCAGAGAGTCAGAATCACCTACGGGCAGAGTACTGAGGCTAGTACTGAGGCGAAGGAACGGACCATCGAACCTCTCGGACTGGTGGCGAAAAAAGGGGTATGGTACGCGGTGGCTTTCTGCGAAAGCAATCTTCGGACATATCGGGTGTCGCGGATAGTACAGGCGGAAATTATGGAGGAACATTTTCAGCGGCCTCTGGATTTCGATCTTAGGGCGTACTGGGAGCAGTCTACCCGCGACTTCAAGGCTTCATTGCCCCGCTATCCCGCCGAGCTGCGGATTCGGGACTCTGCACTCCCGGAGCTTGAAAAAGAGCGTTATGTGAAGGTGCTGTTTTCCGCCGTTTCATCAGACCCCGCATGGCTTAAAGTAGAGGCGGAGTTCCATACGTTCGAATCGGCGAAACGCATCATTCTGTCTTACGGAGCGGACGTGATTGTTACCACGCCGCCTGAGCTAAGACAGGAAATTGAGCATACAGCCAGCGCCATTGCCTCCCTCTACCGGACACCGGGAAGCAGACCGCAACTTTCTTAA
- the glpK gene encoding glycerol kinase GlpK, protein MSRYILSLDQGTTSSRAILFDEEAKMVSQAQYELTQYFPRPGWVEHDPEQIWNMQLRSARAAVVKSGIDPSQIAAIGITNQRETALVWEKATGKPVYPAIVWQDRRTAEMCEELKRRGLEREIGEKTGLVADAYFSATKIAWILDHVEGARERAERGELLAGTVDTWLTWKLTGGAVHATDVTNASRTMLFDLHRKVWDGKLMAELNIPAGMLPEVRMSGGSFGTALKQWFGAEIPIASVLGDQQAALFGHTCLEAGSAKNTYGTGCFILMNTGSEAVVSRHGLLTTVAWGIGDQLYYALEGSVFVAGAAVQWLEEGLGLIENPGQSEEKAREVEDSGGVVVVPAFTGLGAPYWDMYARGAVFGLTRGTTSAHLVRATLESLAFQSRDVIGAMEKDAGMPLSDLRVDGGAVRNDLLMQFQADILGREVTRTTYAETTALGAALLAGLIAGFWNREELRNFNKAEKTFTPVMPQEEREDRYRIWQDAVSRTMGWDKHERL, encoded by the coding sequence ATGAGCCGCTACATTTTGTCTCTGGACCAGGGCACGACCAGTTCGCGGGCGATTCTGTTCGATGAAGAAGCCAAAATGGTCAGCCAGGCTCAGTATGAGCTAACCCAGTATTTCCCCCGTCCAGGCTGGGTAGAGCATGATCCGGAACAGATCTGGAATATGCAGCTCAGGTCGGCAAGAGCAGCCGTTGTGAAGAGCGGTATCGATCCCTCGCAAATCGCCGCGATCGGCATTACGAACCAACGTGAGACGGCGCTGGTGTGGGAGAAGGCGACAGGCAAACCGGTATACCCGGCCATCGTATGGCAGGACCGGCGAACTGCGGAGATGTGCGAGGAACTTAAGCGAAGGGGGCTGGAGCGGGAAATCGGGGAGAAAACAGGCCTCGTCGCCGACGCTTATTTCTCGGCGACGAAGATCGCCTGGATATTGGATCATGTGGAAGGCGCGCGTGAAAGAGCCGAGAGGGGCGAGCTGCTCGCCGGAACGGTGGATACCTGGCTGACCTGGAAGCTCACCGGCGGCGCCGTACACGCTACGGACGTCACCAATGCGTCGCGGACGATGCTGTTCGATCTGCACCGGAAGGTCTGGGACGGGAAGCTGATGGCCGAGCTGAACATTCCGGCAGGTATGCTGCCCGAGGTGCGGATGTCGGGCGGGTCCTTTGGAACGGCGCTTAAGCAGTGGTTCGGAGCGGAGATCCCCATTGCTTCCGTGCTTGGGGATCAGCAGGCGGCGCTCTTTGGCCACACCTGTCTGGAAGCCGGGAGCGCCAAGAATACGTACGGCACCGGCTGCTTTATTCTGATGAATACGGGAAGCGAAGCGGTTGTCTCGCGGCATGGACTGCTGACGACGGTGGCATGGGGAATAGGCGATCAGCTGTATTATGCGCTTGAGGGCAGTGTATTCGTCGCGGGAGCGGCGGTGCAGTGGCTGGAGGAGGGTCTCGGCTTGATAGAAAATCCGGGGCAATCCGAGGAAAAGGCGCGGGAGGTTGAAGACAGCGGCGGGGTCGTCGTCGTGCCCGCTTTTACCGGACTGGGCGCGCCGTATTGGGATATGTATGCCCGGGGAGCGGTGTTCGGTTTAACGCGGGGAACGACCTCCGCCCACCTTGTACGCGCCACGCTGGAATCACTTGCATTCCAATCAAGAGATGTCATCGGGGCAATGGAGAAGGACGCCGGCATGCCGCTATCCGACCTGCGGGTGGACGGCGGAGCGGTACGTAATGATCTGCTGATGCAGTTTCAGGCAGATATTCTAGGCAGAGAAGTAACGCGAACGACATACGCAGAGACAACGGCGCTGGGTGCGGCTCTGCTGGCGGGTCTTATCGCGGGCTTTTGGAACCGTGAAGAACTGCGGAATTTCAACAAGGCGGAGAAGACTTTTACGCCTGTCATGCCGCAGGAAGAACGGGAGGACCGCTACCGTATTTGGCAGGACGCCGTCTCAAGGACGATGGGATGGGATAAGCATGAACGCCTGTGA
- a CDS encoding ATP-binding protein, producing MNFWRSLVGKLWVTIICLVAVVLMTLGLFLLPYIDSNFANSGAIKRLFMYTALIGFSMTTFFALFLFTKITQPMHQVIAAADAIRRGEYGKRLKLVTSDEIGELATSFNHMAAELEGTIRSLNHEKGLLSSVLRSMSDPVITFDNEGKIVLINPHGQSLLESWSDLKWEQEGEDDFEYVSGEAQGVPRPLRLLFRRTLRDGGDHSSNVHVRQDVWSVHMAPLYSDNQIQGTVAVLRDVTEEVRLEKMRRDFLANVSHEIRTPLSMMQGYSEALLDGMASSPEESSELVQVIHDEALRMGRLVKDLLDLARMDAGHTDLHKAPVNMTELLERIYRKFSVRAKERDIELRCIKKSSELWLHDADEDKLEQVLTNLLDNAFRHTPAGKKIDIVADWIIFANRSEIEVEVRDEGVGIPSEDLPFIFERFYKADKARVRGESGGTGLGLAIVKNIVESHGGHISAASKLGEGTCFTLRLPVEKQ from the coding sequence GTGAACTTCTGGAGAAGCCTTGTCGGCAAGCTGTGGGTGACGATTATCTGTCTCGTCGCTGTCGTGCTTATGACACTGGGGCTGTTCCTGCTGCCATACATTGACAGCAACTTCGCCAATTCCGGCGCAATCAAAAGATTATTCATGTATACGGCCTTGATCGGGTTTTCCATGACGACCTTCTTCGCATTGTTTCTGTTCACCAAGATTACGCAGCCGATGCATCAGGTTATCGCAGCGGCGGATGCAATCCGCCGGGGAGAGTACGGTAAAAGGCTAAAGCTTGTCACAAGCGATGAAATCGGCGAGCTGGCAACATCCTTCAATCATATGGCTGCCGAGCTGGAGGGTACAATCCGAAGTCTGAATCATGAAAAAGGGCTTCTGTCCAGCGTACTTCGCAGCATGAGCGATCCCGTGATCACATTCGACAATGAAGGGAAGATCGTACTCATCAATCCGCACGGCCAGTCCCTGCTGGAAAGTTGGAGTGATTTGAAATGGGAGCAGGAAGGCGAAGACGATTTTGAATACGTAAGCGGAGAGGCTCAAGGTGTTCCGCGTCCGCTGCGCCTGCTGTTCCGGCGTACGCTTCGGGATGGCGGCGACCACAGCTCTAATGTGCATGTGCGCCAGGATGTATGGTCGGTGCATATGGCGCCGCTATATTCGGACAATCAAATTCAGGGCACCGTAGCCGTGCTGCGGGATGTGACCGAAGAAGTCCGGCTTGAGAAAATGCGCCGCGATTTTCTGGCCAATGTATCCCATGAAATCCGCACTCCGCTGTCGATGATGCAGGGATACAGCGAGGCGCTGCTGGACGGCATGGCTTCTTCGCCGGAGGAGAGCAGCGAGCTTGTTCAGGTGATTCATGATGAGGCGCTGCGGATGGGCCGGCTGGTGAAGGATCTGCTTGATTTGGCCCGGATGGATGCCGGACATACGGATCTGCATAAGGCTCCGGTCAACATGACCGAGCTGCTGGAACGGATATACCGCAAATTCTCCGTGCGCGCCAAGGAGCGGGACATCGAATTGCGCTGCATTAAAAAGAGCAGCGAGTTATGGCTCCATGATGCGGACGAGGATAAGCTGGAGCAGGTTCTGACGAATCTGCTGGATAATGCGTTCCGGCATACCCCCGCTGGCAAAAAAATCGATATCGTGGCCGACTGGATTATTTTTGCGAACCGGTCGGAAATCGAGGTCGAGGTTCGAGACGAAGGGGTGGGCATTCCTTCCGAGGATCTTCCCTTTATTTTTGAACGATTCTACAAAGCGGATAAAGCCCGGGTTCGCGGGGAATCCGGAGGCACCGGCCTTGGGCTGGCTATCGTTAAGAATATCGTCGAATCCCACGGCGGACATATCTCGGCTGCCAGCAAATTAGGCGAAGGAACCTGTTTTACGCTTCGTCTGCCTGTCGAAAAACAATAA
- a CDS encoding response regulator transcription factor: MAEHLNRILVVDDEERIRRLLKMYLEKEGYEIDEAEDGEIALRKATAADYGLILLDVMLPGIDGIEVLTRLRDVKSTPVLMLTAKGEEINRVQGFEMGADDYVVKPFSPREVIYRVKAIMRRSSATAFLSKETNSSNNIVFTHLVIEHDAHRVTAGGQEVSLTPKEYELLHYLAVSPDKVFSREELLKDVWNYEFFGDLRTVDTHVKRLREKLNKVSPESAAMITTVWGVGYKLEVPK, translated from the coding sequence ATGGCAGAGCATCTGAATAGAATTCTGGTGGTAGACGATGAGGAACGTATCCGCCGTCTGCTGAAAATGTATCTTGAGAAGGAAGGCTATGAAATCGACGAAGCAGAGGACGGAGAAATTGCGCTGCGCAAAGCAACCGCCGCTGATTACGGATTGATTCTGCTGGATGTCATGCTGCCCGGGATTGACGGCATCGAGGTGCTGACCCGGCTGAGAGACGTAAAGTCCACTCCGGTTCTCATGCTGACTGCCAAGGGCGAGGAGATCAACCGTGTGCAGGGCTTTGAAATGGGAGCCGACGATTATGTTGTCAAACCGTTCAGCCCGCGTGAGGTCATCTACCGGGTAAAGGCGATTATGCGCCGTTCCTCGGCGACCGCCTTTCTGTCGAAGGAGACGAATTCCAGCAATAATATCGTATTTACACATCTGGTGATCGAGCATGACGCGCACCGCGTTACGGCCGGAGGGCAGGAGGTCAGCTTGACGCCTAAGGAGTATGAATTGCTGCATTATTTGGCGGTATCTCCGGATAAAGTATTCTCGCGGGAGGAATTGCTGAAGGATGTATGGAATTATGAATTTTTCGGCGATTTGCGTACAGTGGATACCCATGTGAAGCGTCTTCGCGAAAAGCTGAATAAGGTGTCGCCGGAATCCGCTGCGATGATCACGACGGTGTGGGGCGTAGGCTACAAGCTTGAGGTCCCGAAATAA
- the ccsA gene encoding cytochrome c biogenesis protein CcsA yields MSLLDFSNDAFIAAFFLYSGAFMLFTIAIMGRRWSGRSPEEHTARWGRIAFITSSLGLLCHLAYFFTRWAGGGHIPVSNMYEFMTFLSMMVMAAFTVIFSIYRKILLGLFSVPISIIVMAYAAVFPQEVQPLIPSLKSIYLNIHVTLAALGESFFAVGFAAGLMYLLRTVNFNSSSKNDKRQQRGVEFTLFIIIVIIGFLVSVFAFRGAGYETVFTRSNVTVDNPGQKDSTIEKVSYKMPPIVAPYHSEIESFQSILGIKKPLTEAPFWMKGVNAGRKFNTVIWSLLTGTVIYGVLRLIVRKPLGKALQPVLDGIDEGDLDEITYRAIAIGFPIFTLGALIFAMIWAQVAWGRFWGWDPKEVWALVTWLFYSAYLHLRLARGWQGRKSAWLAVLGFLVVMFTLVGVNLVIAGLHSYAGTE; encoded by the coding sequence ATGAGTCTGCTCGATTTCAGCAATGATGCATTTATCGCAGCCTTTTTCCTGTACAGCGGAGCGTTCATGTTGTTTACCATCGCCATCATGGGGCGCAGATGGTCCGGCCGGAGTCCCGAGGAGCATACCGCGCGCTGGGGCAGAATCGCCTTTATCACCTCATCCCTTGGACTCTTATGTCATCTTGCGTATTTCTTCACCCGCTGGGCGGGCGGGGGACATATTCCCGTCAGCAACATGTATGAGTTCATGACCTTCTTATCGATGATGGTGATGGCCGCGTTTACCGTCATCTTCTCCATTTACCGCAAAATCCTGCTCGGTCTTTTCTCCGTTCCGATTTCCATCATTGTTATGGCGTATGCCGCCGTGTTCCCGCAGGAAGTGCAGCCGCTTATTCCATCTTTAAAATCGATCTATCTGAACATTCATGTGACGCTGGCTGCTCTTGGCGAATCCTTTTTTGCGGTGGGATTTGCGGCGGGATTGATGTATCTGCTGAGAACAGTTAATTTTAATAGCTCGTCAAAAAACGACAAACGCCAGCAGCGGGGAGTCGAATTTACGCTGTTCATCATCATCGTTATTATCGGATTTCTGGTGTCGGTATTCGCATTTCGGGGGGCGGGCTACGAGACGGTTTTTACCAGAAGCAACGTTACCGTTGACAATCCCGGGCAGAAAGATAGTACAATAGAGAAAGTCAGTTATAAAATGCCGCCCATTGTGGCACCTTACCATAGCGAAATTGAGAGCTTCCAGTCGATTCTTGGCATCAAGAAACCGCTAACCGAAGCGCCATTCTGGATGAAGGGTGTCAATGCCGGAAGGAAATTTAATACAGTAATCTGGTCGCTTCTGACCGGAACTGTCATTTACGGCGTATTGCGCCTCATTGTCCGCAAGCCGCTTGGCAAAGCGCTTCAACCCGTATTGGACGGAATCGATGAGGGCGATCTCGATGAGATTACATACCGGGCAATCGCCATCGGTTTCCCTATTTTTACGCTGGGGGCTTTGATTTTTGCCATGATATGGGCCCAGGTGGCATGGGGAAGATTTTGGGGCTGGGATCCGAAGGAAGTATGGGCTCTTGTGACTTGGCTGTTTTACAGCGCCTATCTCCATCTTCGGCTGGCGCGCGGATGGCAGGGACGCAAATCCGCATGGCTGGCCGTACTTGGTTTTCTGGTTGTCATGTTTACTCTGGTTGGCGTTAATCTGGTGATCGCCGGACTCCATTCATATGCCGGAACAGAATAA